A window of Vescimonas fastidiosa contains these coding sequences:
- a CDS encoding MATE family efflux transporter, whose translation MQKENKLGVMPIDKLIWNMSLPIIISMLVQALYNIVDSVFVSWVSEASLTAVSLAFPAQNLMISLASGTAVGVNALMGRALGAKDQKRADTVAMNGLFLAFVGFVLCAVLGLTLSDFYFRSQTDVEEIIQMGNRYLMIVMGASVGIFGQMMLERLLQGTGHSILSMYTQGTGAVINIILDPIFIFVFKMGVAGAAVATVIGQVFACIFALVLNLKKNPEIHLVFRGFRPNWSIIGSIYAIGLPSVVMMAIGSVMTFLMNKILITYHSARETAATAFGIYFKLNSFVFMPVFGLNNGVIPIIAFNYGAQQRRRMIETIKRSTVYASCVMVLGMVIFQLFPGTLLKIFKATDTMMSVGIPALRIISLSFCMAGACIALGGCFQALGKSMYSLIVSFIRQLVLLIPVAFVLAQIGHSMGNDNLVWWCYPIAEVFSLGVTLLCYRRLYRTLISKLPENGPEIPA comes from the coding sequence ATGCAAAAGGAAAACAAGCTGGGCGTCATGCCCATTGACAAGCTGATATGGAATATGTCCCTGCCCATCATCATCTCCATGCTGGTGCAGGCCCTGTATAACATCGTGGACAGCGTGTTCGTCTCCTGGGTCAGCGAGGCGTCCCTGACGGCGGTGTCTCTGGCCTTCCCGGCTCAGAACCTGATGATCTCCCTGGCCTCCGGCACCGCCGTAGGCGTCAACGCCCTTATGGGCCGGGCCCTGGGCGCCAAGGATCAGAAGCGGGCGGACACCGTGGCTATGAACGGCCTGTTCCTGGCCTTTGTGGGCTTTGTCCTGTGCGCCGTCCTGGGTCTGACCCTGTCGGATTTCTATTTCCGCAGTCAGACCGATGTGGAGGAGATCATTCAGATGGGCAACCGGTATCTGATGATCGTCATGGGCGCATCCGTGGGTATTTTCGGCCAAATGATGCTGGAGCGGCTGCTTCAGGGCACCGGCCACAGCATTCTCTCCATGTATACCCAGGGGACCGGGGCCGTTATCAACATCATCCTGGACCCCATTTTCATCTTCGTGTTCAAGATGGGTGTAGCCGGGGCGGCCGTTGCCACGGTCATCGGGCAGGTTTTTGCCTGCATCTTTGCCCTGGTGCTGAATCTGAAGAAGAATCCGGAGATCCACCTGGTGTTCCGAGGCTTCCGGCCCAACTGGTCCATCATCGGCAGCATTTACGCCATCGGCCTGCCGTCGGTGGTGATGATGGCTATTGGCTCGGTGATGACCTTCCTGATGAACAAGATCCTCATCACCTATCACTCCGCCCGGGAAACCGCCGCCACGGCCTTCGGTATCTACTTCAAGCTCAATAGCTTTGTGTTCATGCCCGTGTTCGGCCTGAATAACGGCGTCATCCCCATCATCGCCTTTAACTACGGCGCCCAGCAGCGCCGCCGCATGATCGAGACCATCAAGCGCAGCACCGTCTATGCCTCCTGCGTGATGGTCCTGGGCATGGTGATTTTCCAGCTCTTCCCCGGCACCCTGCTGAAAATTTTCAAGGCCACGGACACCATGATGTCCGTGGGCATCCCGGCTCTGCGCATCATCTCCCTGAGCTTCTGCATGGCCGGGGCCTGCATCGCCCTGGGGGGCTGTTTCCAGGCCCTGGGCAAGTCTATGTATTCGCTGATCGTGTCCTTCATCCGCCAGCTGGTGCTGCTGATCCCCGTGGCCTTCGTCCTGGCGCAGATCGGCCACAGCATGGGCAACGACAACCTGGTCTGGTGGTGCTACCCCATTGCGGAGGTGTTCTCCCTGGGCGTGACCCTGCTGTGCTACCGGCGTCTGTACCGCACCCTGATCTCCAAGCTGCCCGAAAATGGCCCGGAAATCCCGGCTTAA